Proteins from a single region of Pseudomonas ekonensis:
- the birA gene encoding bifunctional biotin--[acetyl-CoA-carboxylase] ligase/biotin operon repressor BirA gives MLTLLNLLKDGQFHSGQALGAALGISRSAVWKQLQHLETELGLSIHKVRGRGYQLAAPLMLLDPHKIAVELKGWPSFILDSIDSTNAEALRTIEQGKPAPFLVLAERQLAGRGRRGRKWVSPFAENLYYSLVLRIDGGMRQLEGLSLVVGLAVMQALRKLGVPGLGLKWPNDVLVGRKKIAGILLEIVGDPADVCHVVLGIGINVNMQAADEVDQQWTSMRLESGKSHDRNLLVVELSHQLQAYLRRHQVEGFSVLQAEWESNHLWQDQPVSLTAGVNRTDGVALGIDSHGALRLKVDGVEKTYSGGELSLRLRDDS, from the coding sequence ATGCTGACGTTGTTGAATCTCCTGAAGGATGGTCAGTTCCATTCCGGTCAGGCCCTGGGAGCCGCATTAGGCATCAGTCGAAGTGCCGTATGGAAGCAGCTCCAGCATCTGGAGACCGAGCTTGGGCTGTCCATTCATAAGGTCCGGGGGCGGGGCTATCAACTGGCGGCTCCCTTGATGCTGCTTGATCCCCACAAGATAGCGGTGGAGCTAAAGGGCTGGCCGTCTTTCATCCTGGACTCAATTGACTCCACCAACGCGGAAGCGTTGCGGACGATTGAGCAAGGGAAGCCTGCGCCATTTTTGGTGCTGGCCGAGCGGCAGCTGGCGGGCCGCGGTCGCCGTGGGCGCAAATGGGTGAGTCCGTTTGCCGAAAACCTCTATTACAGCCTCGTTTTGCGCATTGATGGCGGCATGCGTCAGTTGGAAGGGTTGAGTCTTGTTGTGGGGCTGGCGGTTATGCAGGCCTTGCGTAAGCTGGGTGTGCCTGGATTGGGGTTGAAGTGGCCTAATGACGTCCTGGTCGGGCGAAAGAAAATTGCCGGTATCTTGCTGGAAATTGTCGGTGATCCGGCTGATGTCTGCCATGTAGTGCTAGGTATCGGTATCAACGTCAATATGCAGGCTGCGGACGAGGTGGATCAGCAATGGACATCGATGCGGCTCGAATCAGGCAAAAGCCATGACCGGAACCTGCTTGTGGTTGAGTTGAGCCATCAGCTTCAGGCTTATCTGCGGCGGCATCAGGTTGAAGGGTTCTCTGTGCTCCAGGCAGAGTGGGAAAGCAATCACCTGTGGCAGGATCAACCGGTTTCTCTCACTGCCGGCGTCAATCGAACGGACGGCGTGGCTCTTGGCATCGACAGTCATGGAGCACTGCGTCTGAAGGTGGATGGTGTGGAAAAGACCTATAGCGGTGGTGAGCTCAGTTTGAGGTTGCGTGATGATTCTTGA
- a CDS encoding pantothenate kinase, translating into MILELDCGNSFIKWRVLSAKADAVVQEGVVDSDQALLDALHGLAISLQRCRLVSVRTAEETSDLIKLLERDFRLPVVCAAPAREMSGVRNGYEEYERLGLDRWLAMLGGYRLASGACLVLDFGTAVTADFVAADGEHLGGFICPGMPLMRNQLRTHTRKIRYGDQAAERALVSHAPGRSTVEAVERGCSLMLRGFVLTQIELARAYWGGDFTVFVTGGDADLVSGVVPEAKVVPDLVFVGLAMACPFS; encoded by the coding sequence ATGATTCTTGAGCTCGATTGCGGTAACAGCTTTATAAAGTGGCGAGTGCTGAGCGCCAAAGCCGACGCGGTGGTTCAAGAGGGTGTTGTTGACTCTGACCAGGCGCTGCTCGATGCCTTGCATGGGCTGGCTATTTCGCTGCAGCGCTGTCGTCTGGTTAGCGTCAGAACCGCAGAGGAAACGAGCGATCTCATCAAGCTCCTGGAGCGTGATTTCCGCTTGCCTGTTGTGTGTGCGGCGCCGGCGCGTGAGATGTCCGGAGTCAGAAATGGATATGAAGAGTATGAGCGTCTGGGGCTCGACCGTTGGTTGGCGATGCTCGGAGGTTACCGCCTGGCCTCGGGCGCATGTCTGGTTCTCGATTTCGGTACGGCGGTGACCGCCGACTTCGTTGCGGCGGACGGTGAGCATTTGGGTGGTTTCATCTGTCCCGGCATGCCGCTGATGCGCAACCAGTTGAGGACCCACACCCGAAAGATTCGCTATGGAGATCAGGCGGCCGAGCGTGCGTTGGTGAGTCATGCGCCTGGGCGCAGCACTGTGGAGGCAGTGGAGCGCGGTTGCTCATTGATGCTGAGGGGGTTTGTATTGACTCAGATCGAGCTGGCCCGCGCCTACTGGGGGGGCGACTTTACTGTGTTCGTGACCGGGGGCGATGCTGACCTGGTATCGGGAGTCGTGCCGGAGGCAAAGGTCGTTCCCGATTTGGTGTTCGTGGGCCTGGCGATGGCCTGTCCTTTTTCCTGA
- the tuf gene encoding elongation factor Tu, protein MAKEKFERSKPHVNVGTIGHVDHGKTTLTAALTRVCSEVFGSAVVDFDKIDSAPEEKARGITINTAHVEYDSNIRHYAHVDCPGHADYVKNMITGAAQMDGAILVCSAADGPMPQTREHILLSRQVGVPYIVVFLNKADLVDDAELLELVEMEVRDLLSTYDFPGDDTPIIVGSARMALEGKDDNEMGTSAVKKLVETLDSYIPEPERAIDKPFLMPIEDVFSISGRGTVVTGRVERGVVRIQEEVEIVGLRDTQKTTCTGVEMFRKLLDEGRAGENCGVLLRGTKRDDVERGQVLVKPGSVKPHTKFTAEVYVLSKEEGGRHTPFFKGYRPQFYFRTTDVTGNCELPEGVEMVMPGDNIQMTVTLIKTIAMEDGLRFAIREGGRTVGAGVVAKVIE, encoded by the coding sequence ATGGCTAAGGAAAAGTTCGAACGTAGTAAGCCGCACGTCAACGTCGGTACCATTGGTCACGTTGACCACGGTAAAACCACTCTGACCGCTGCGTTGACTCGCGTTTGCTCCGAGGTTTTCGGTTCGGCTGTTGTTGACTTCGACAAGATCGACAGTGCCCCGGAAGAGAAGGCTCGTGGTATCACCATCAACACTGCGCACGTAGAGTACGATTCGAACATTCGTCACTACGCGCACGTTGACTGCCCGGGTCACGCCGACTACGTCAAGAACATGATCACCGGTGCTGCCCAGATGGACGGCGCGATCCTGGTTTGCTCGGCCGCCGACGGTCCGATGCCACAAACCCGTGAGCACATCCTGCTGTCCCGTCAGGTAGGCGTTCCGTACATCGTGGTTTTCCTGAACAAGGCTGACCTGGTAGACGACGCTGAGCTGCTGGAACTGGTTGAGATGGAAGTTCGCGACCTGCTGTCCACCTACGACTTCCCAGGCGACGACACTCCGATCATCGTTGGTTCGGCCCGTATGGCGCTGGAAGGCAAAGACGACAACGAAATGGGCACCAGCGCTGTCAAGAAGCTGGTTGAGACTCTGGACAGCTACATCCCAGAGCCAGAGCGTGCCATCGACAAGCCGTTCCTGATGCCGATCGAAGACGTGTTCTCGATCTCGGGTCGCGGTACCGTTGTGACCGGTCGTGTTGAGCGTGGCGTTGTCCGCATCCAGGAAGAAGTTGAGATCGTCGGTCTGCGCGACACTCAGAAAACTACCTGCACCGGCGTTGAAATGTTCCGCAAGCTGCTCGACGAAGGTCGTGCTGGCGAGAACTGCGGCGTTCTGCTGCGCGGCACCAAGCGTGACGACGTAGAGCGTGGCCAGGTTCTGGTCAAGCCAGGTTCGGTCAAGCCGCACACCAAGTTCACCGCAGAAGTCTACGTGCTGAGCAAGGAAGAAGGCGGTCGTCACACTCCGTTCTTCAAAGGCTACCGTCCACAGTTCTACTTCCGTACCACTGACGTGACCGGTAACTGCGAACTGCCGGAAGGCGTTGAAATGGTAATGCCAGGTGACAACATTCAGATGACTGTTACCCTGATCAAGACCATCGCAATGGAAGACGGTCTGCGCTTCGCTATCCGTGAAGGCGGTCGTACCGTCGGCGCCGGCGTCGTAGCTAAAGTTATCGAGTAA
- the secE gene encoding preprotein translocase subunit SecE, whose amino-acid sequence MTPKAEAQSSRFDLIKWLVVVALVVVGVVGNHYFSASPILYRVLALLAIAAVAAYVGLQTAKGKSFFALAKEARTEIRKVVWPTRQETTQTTLIVVAVVLVMALLLWGLDSLLGWLVSLIVG is encoded by the coding sequence ATGACTCCTAAAGCTGAAGCCCAAAGCTCTCGCTTTGATCTGATCAAGTGGCTTGTAGTGGTTGCCTTGGTGGTTGTCGGTGTTGTCGGCAATCATTATTTTTCCGCTTCGCCGATCCTGTACCGCGTGCTTGCTCTGCTTGCCATTGCTGCTGTTGCTGCCTATGTGGGTCTGCAAACTGCCAAGGGTAAGTCGTTCTTCGCGCTGGCAAAGGAAGCTCGTACCGAGATTCGTAAAGTCGTATGGCCAACTCGTCAGGAAACCACGCAGACTACGCTCATCGTCGTAGCTGTTGTCTTGGTTATGGCGTTGCTGCTGTGGGGGCTTGACTCCCTCCTCGGTTGGCTTGTTTCCCTGATTGTAGGCTAA
- the nusG gene encoding transcription termination/antitermination protein NusG, with the protein MAKRWYVVHAYSGYEKHVMRSLIERVKLAGMEDGFGEILVPTEEVVEMRNGQKRKSERKFFPGYVLVQMDMNEGTWHLVKDTPRVMGFIGGTADKPAPITDKEAEAILRRVADGSDKPKPKTLFEPGETVRVNDGPFADFNGVVEEVNYEKSRIQVAVLIFGRSTPVELEFSQVEKV; encoded by the coding sequence GTGGCTAAGCGTTGGTACGTTGTGCATGCTTACTCGGGTTACGAGAAGCATGTAATGCGCTCCCTGATCGAGCGTGTGAAGCTGGCTGGCATGGAAGATGGCTTCGGCGAAATTCTGGTTCCCACTGAAGAAGTGGTTGAAATGCGTAATGGCCAGAAGCGCAAAAGCGAACGCAAGTTCTTCCCAGGCTATGTGCTGGTTCAAATGGATATGAACGAGGGTACTTGGCACTTGGTCAAGGATACTCCTCGGGTGATGGGCTTCATCGGTGGTACTGCCGACAAGCCTGCACCAATCACTGACAAAGAGGCAGAAGCAATTCTGCGTCGTGTTGCCGATGGTAGCGACAAGCCTAAGCCGAAGACTTTGTTCGAGCCGGGTGAGACTGTTCGTGTCAATGACGGTCCTTTCGCTGACTTTAACGGCGTTGTTGAAGAAGTTAACTACGAAAAGAGCCGGATCCAGGTCGCAGTGCTCATTTTCGGACGCTCTACTCCGGTGGAGCTGGAGTTCAGTCAGGTCGAAAAGGTCTAA
- the rplK gene encoding 50S ribosomal protein L11 has product MAKKITAYIKLQVKAAQANPSPPVGPALGQHGVNIMEFCKAFNARTQGLEPGLPTPVIITVYSDRSFTFETKSTPASVLLKKAAGLTSGSARPNTVKVGTVTRAQLEEIAKTKNADLTAADMDAAVRTIAGSARSMGLNVEGV; this is encoded by the coding sequence ATGGCCAAGAAGATTACCGCTTACATCAAGCTGCAAGTGAAGGCCGCTCAGGCTAACCCAAGCCCACCCGTCGGTCCTGCTCTGGGTCAGCACGGCGTGAACATCATGGAGTTCTGCAAGGCTTTCAACGCCCGTACCCAGGGTCTTGAGCCAGGTCTGCCGACTCCAGTGATCATCACTGTCTACAGCGACCGCAGCTTCACTTTCGAAACCAAATCCACCCCTGCTTCGGTTCTGCTGAAGAAGGCGGCCGGTCTGACCAGCGGCTCCGCTCGTCCGAACACCGTTAAGGTTGGCACTGTTACCCGTGCTCAGCTGGAAGAGATCGCGAAAACCAAAAACGCGGATCTGACTGCAGCTGATATGGATGCAGCCGTGCGTACTATCGCCGGCTCTGCTCGTAGCATGGGCCTTAACGTGGAGGGTGTGTAA
- the rplA gene encoding 50S ribosomal protein L1, with protein MAKLTKRQKAIAGKIEAGKAYNIVEAAALLAELSTVKFSESFDVAVNLGVDPRKSDQVVRSATVLPHGTGKTVRVAVFTQGPAAEAALAAGADRVGMDDLAAEMKAGDLNYDVVIASPDAMRVVGQLGQVLGPRGLMPNPKVGTVTPDVAGAVKNAKAGQVRYRTDKNGIIHTSVGKIGFDAVKLKENVEALIADLKRIKPASSKGIYVKRVTLSTTMGPGLVIDQSSLDA; from the coding sequence ATGGCTAAGCTGACCAAGCGTCAAAAGGCTATCGCCGGCAAAATCGAAGCAGGCAAGGCCTACAACATTGTAGAAGCCGCCGCTCTGCTGGCCGAGCTGTCGACTGTCAAGTTCAGCGAGTCGTTCGACGTTGCTGTAAACCTGGGCGTAGACCCACGTAAATCCGACCAGGTTGTTCGTAGCGCTACCGTGCTGCCGCACGGCACCGGCAAAACCGTTCGCGTTGCCGTGTTCACCCAGGGCCCGGCTGCTGAAGCCGCTTTGGCTGCCGGCGCTGACCGCGTAGGCATGGACGATCTGGCTGCAGAAATGAAAGCCGGCGACCTGAACTACGACGTAGTCATCGCATCCCCGGATGCCATGCGCGTTGTGGGTCAGTTGGGTCAGGTTCTCGGTCCTCGCGGCCTGATGCCTAACCCTAAAGTCGGTACCGTGACTCCAGACGTCGCTGGCGCTGTCAAAAACGCCAAGGCCGGTCAGGTTCGCTACCGCACCGACAAAAACGGCATCATCCACACTTCCGTTGGCAAGATCGGTTTCGACGCCGTCAAGCTGAAGGAAAACGTTGAAGCCCTGATCGCTGATCTGAAGCGTATCAAGCCGGCTTCCTCGAAAGGTATCTACGTCAAGCGCGTTACCCTGAGCACCACCATGGGCCCAGGTCTGGTCATCGACCAGAGCTCGCTGGACGCGTAA
- the rplJ gene encoding 50S ribosomal protein L10 has protein sequence MAIKLEDKKAIVAEVNEAAKVALSAVVADARGVTVGAMTGLRKEAREAGVYVRVVRNTLLKRAVADTEFSVLNDVFAGPTLIAFSNEHPGAAARLFKEFAKGQDKFEIKAAAFDGKFLAANQIDVLATLPTRDEAIAQLMSVIQGATSKLARTLAALRDQKEAAAA, from the coding sequence GTGGCAATTAAACTCGAAGACAAGAAGGCCATCGTCGCTGAAGTCAACGAGGCTGCCAAAGTCGCTCTGTCCGCTGTCGTGGCTGATGCCCGTGGTGTGACTGTAGGCGCAATGACCGGACTCCGTAAAGAGGCTCGCGAAGCTGGCGTATACGTGCGTGTCGTACGTAACACCCTGCTCAAGCGCGCCGTTGCCGACACTGAATTCAGTGTCCTCAACGACGTGTTCGCTGGCCCGACCCTGATCGCGTTCTCCAACGAACACCCGGGCGCTGCTGCCCGTCTGTTCAAGGAATTCGCCAAGGGTCAGGACAAGTTCGAGATCAAGGCAGCTGCGTTCGACGGCAAGTTCCTTGCCGCCAACCAGATCGACGTGCTGGCAACCCTGCCAACTCGCGACGAGGCTATCGCACAGCTGATGAGCGTTATCCAAGGTGCTACCAGCAAGCTGGCTCGTACCCTGGCAGCTCTGCGCGACCAGAAAGAAGCTGCTGCTGCCTAA
- the rplL gene encoding 50S ribosomal protein L7/L12 produces MSLTNEQIIEAIGQKTVLEIVELIKAMEETFGVTAAAAVAAGPAAGAAAAVEEQTEFNVVLVEAGDKKVNVIKAVRELTGLGLKEAKEKVDGAPQVVAEGVSKEAAEDAKKKLEEAGAKVELK; encoded by the coding sequence ATGTCTCTGACTAACGAACAAATCATCGAAGCAATCGGCCAGAAAACCGTTCTGGAAATCGTTGAGCTGATCAAAGCGATGGAAGAAACCTTCGGCGTTACCGCTGCTGCCGCCGTTGCCGCTGGTCCAGCTGCTGGCGCTGCTGCTGCCGTTGAAGAGCAAACCGAGTTCAACGTTGTCCTGGTTGAAGCCGGCGACAAGAAAGTGAACGTGATCAAGGCAGTTCGTGAACTGACCGGTCTGGGCCTGAAAGAAGCCAAAGAGAAAGTCGACGGCGCTCCTCAGGTTGTAGCTGAAGGCGTTTCGAAAGAAGCCGCTGAAGACGCTAAGAAGAAGCTGGAAGAAGCAGGCGCTAAAGTCGAGCTGAAGTAA
- the rpoB gene encoding DNA-directed RNA polymerase subunit beta, whose protein sequence is MAYSYTEKKRIRKDFSKLPDVMDVPYLLAIQLDSYREFLQAGATKDQFRDVGLHAAFKSVFPIISYSGNAALEYVGYRLGEPAFDVKECVLRGVTFAVPLRVKVRLIIFDKESSNKAIKDIKEQEVYMGEIPLMTENGTFVINGTERVIVSQLHRSPGVFFDHDRGKTHSSGKLLYSARIIPYRGSWLDFEFDPKDCVFVRIDRRRKLPASVLLRALGYTTEEVLDAFYTTNVFHVKSEGLSLELVPQRLRGEVAVLDIQDDKGKVIVEQGRRITARHINQLEKAGIKELDVPLDYVLGRTTAKAIVHPATGEILAECNTELSTDLLVKIAKAGVVRIETLYTNDIDCGPFVSDTLKIDSTSNQLEALVEIYRMMRPGEPPTKDAAETLFNNLFFSPERYDLSAVGRMKFNRRIGRTEIEGSGVLCKEDIVAVLKTLVDIRNGKGIVDDIDHLGNRRVRCVGEMAENQFRVGLVRVERAVKERLSMAESEGLMPQDLINAKPVAAAVKEFFGSSQLSQFMDQNNPLSEITHKRRVSALGPGGLTRERAGFEVRDVHPTHYGRVCPIETPEGPNIGLINSLAAYARTNQYGFLESPYRVVKEGVVTDDIVFLSAIEEADHVIAQASATMNENKVLVDELVAVRHLNEFTVKAPEDVTLMDVSPKQVVSVAASLIPFLEHDDANRALMGSNMQRQAVPTLRADKPLVGTGMERNVARDSGVCVVARRGGVIDSVDASRIVVRVADDEVETGEAGVDIYNLTKYTRSNQNTCINQRPLVSKGDKVQRGDIMADGPSTDMGELALGQNMRIAFMAWNGFNFEDSICLSERVVQEDRFTTIHIQELTCVARDTKLGPEEITADIPNVGEAALNKLDEAGIVYVGAEVGPGDILVGKVTPKGETQLTPEEKLLRAIFGEKASDVKDTSLRVPTGTKGTVIDVQVFTRDGVERDSRALSIEKSQLDEIRKDLNEEFRIVEGATFERLRAALVGHKVEGGAGLKKGQDITDEVLDGLEHGQWFKLRMAEDALNEQLEKAQAYIVDRRRLLDDKFEDKKRKLQQGDDLAPGVLKIVKVYLAIRRRIQPGDKMAGRHGNKGVVSVIMPVEDMPHDANGTPVDVVLNPLGVPSRMNVGQILETHLGLAAKGLGEKINRMVEEQRKVAELRTFLDEIYNQIGGRNEDLDSFSDQEILDLAKNLRGGVPMATPVFDGAKEREIKAMLKLADLPESGQMQLTDGRTGNKFERPVTVGYMYMLKLNHLVDDKMHARSTGSYSLVTQQPLGGKAQFGGQRFGEMEVWALEAYGAAYTLQEMLTVKSDDVNGRTKMYKNIVDGDHRMEPGMPESFNVLIKEIRSLGIDIDLETE, encoded by the coding sequence ATGGCTTACTCATATACTGAGAAAAAACGTATCCGCAAGGACTTTAGCAAGTTGCCGGACGTCATGGATGTGCCGTACCTCCTGGCCATCCAGCTGGATTCGTATCGTGAATTCTTGCAAGCGGGAGCGACTAAAGATCAGTTCCGCGACGTGGGCCTGCATGCGGCCTTCAAATCCGTTTTCCCGATCATCAGCTACTCCGGCAATGCTGCGCTGGAGTACGTCGGCTATCGCTTGGGCGAGCCGGCATTTGATGTCAAAGAATGCGTATTGCGCGGTGTGACTTTCGCCGTACCTTTGCGGGTAAAAGTGCGCCTGATCATTTTCGACAAAGAATCGTCGAACAAAGCGATCAAGGACATCAAAGAGCAAGAAGTCTACATGGGTGAAATCCCCCTGATGACTGAGAACGGTACCTTCGTGATCAACGGTACCGAGCGTGTGATCGTTTCCCAGCTGCACCGTTCCCCGGGCGTGTTCTTCGACCACGACCGTGGCAAAACGCACAGCTCCGGCAAACTGCTGTACTCCGCGCGCATCATTCCTTACCGCGGTTCGTGGCTGGACTTCGAGTTCGACCCGAAAGACTGCGTATTCGTGCGTATCGACCGTCGTCGCAAGCTGCCGGCTTCCGTGCTGCTGCGCGCGCTCGGCTATACCACCGAAGAAGTGCTCGACGCGTTCTACACCACCAACGTATTCCACGTGAAGAGCGAAGGCTTGAGCCTGGAACTGGTGCCTCAGCGCCTGCGTGGTGAAGTCGCCGTCCTCGACATCCAGGACGACAAAGGCAAGGTGATCGTAGAGCAGGGCCGCCGTATTACCGCCCGCCACATCAACCAGCTGGAAAAAGCCGGGATCAAAGAGCTGGACGTGCCGCTGGACTACGTCCTGGGCCGCACCACCGCCAAGGCCATCGTGCATCCGGCCACCGGCGAAATCCTGGCAGAGTGCAACACCGAACTGTCGACCGACCTCCTGGTGAAGATCGCCAAGGCCGGCGTTGTTCGCATCGAGACTCTGTACACCAACGACATCGACTGCGGTCCGTTCGTCTCCGACACGCTGAAGATCGACTCCACCAGCAACCAACTGGAAGCGCTGGTCGAGATCTATCGCATGATGCGTCCGGGCGAGCCGCCGACCAAAGACGCTGCCGAGACCCTGTTCAACAACCTGTTCTTCAGCCCAGAGCGCTATGACCTGTCTGCGGTCGGCCGGATGAAGTTCAACCGTCGTATCGGTCGCACCGAGATCGAAGGTTCGGGCGTGCTGTGCAAGGAAGACATCGTTGCGGTCCTGAAGACCCTGGTCGACATCCGTAACGGCAAAGGCATCGTCGACGACATCGACCACCTGGGTAACCGTCGCGTTCGCTGCGTAGGCGAAATGGCCGAGAACCAGTTCCGCGTTGGCCTGGTGCGTGTCGAGCGCGCGGTCAAAGAGCGTCTGTCGATGGCTGAAAGCGAAGGCCTGATGCCGCAAGACCTGATCAACGCCAAGCCAGTGGCTGCGGCGGTGAAAGAGTTCTTCGGTTCCAGCCAGCTGTCGCAGTTCATGGACCAGAACAACCCGCTCTCCGAGATCACCCACAAGCGTCGTGTGTCCGCACTCGGCCCGGGCGGTCTGACCCGTGAGCGCGCAGGCTTCGAAGTCCGTGACGTGCACCCGACCCACTACGGTCGCGTCTGCCCGATCGAAACGCCTGAAGGTCCGAACATCGGTCTGATCAACTCCCTGGCCGCATATGCGCGCACCAACCAGTACGGTTTCCTCGAGAGCCCGTACCGTGTGGTGAAAGAGGGTGTGGTCACCGACGACATCGTGTTCCTGTCCGCCATCGAAGAAGCCGATCACGTGATCGCGCAGGCTTCGGCGACCATGAACGAGAACAAGGTGCTGGTCGACGAGCTGGTGGCCGTGCGTCACCTGAACGAATTCACCGTCAAGGCGCCGGAAGACGTCACCCTGATGGACGTTTCGCCGAAGCAGGTAGTTTCGGTTGCGGCGTCGCTGATTCCGTTCCTCGAGCACGACGACGCCAACCGTGCGTTGATGGGTTCCAACATGCAGCGTCAGGCTGTACCAACCCTGCGCGCCGACAAGCCGCTGGTGGGTACCGGCATGGAGCGCAACGTTGCCCGTGACTCCGGCGTTTGCGTCGTGGCCCGCCGCGGCGGCGTGATCGACTCCGTCGATGCCAGCCGTATCGTGGTTCGCGTTGCCGATGACGAAGTCGAAACCGGTGAAGCCGGTGTCGACATCTACAACCTGACCAAGTACACCCGCTCCAACCAGAACACCTGCATCAACCAGCGTCCGCTGGTGAGCAAGGGTGACAAGGTTCAGCGTGGCGACATCATGGCCGACGGCCCGTCCACCGACATGGGTGAACTGGCGCTGGGTCAGAACATGCGCATCGCGTTCATGGCGTGGAACGGCTTCAACTTCGAAGACTCCATCTGCCTGTCCGAGCGTGTGGTTCAGGAAGACCGCTTCACCACGATCCACATCCAGGAACTGACCTGCGTGGCCCGTGACACCAAGCTTGGCCCAGAGGAAATCACTGCGGACATCCCGAACGTGGGTGAAGCCGCACTGAACAAGCTGGACGAAGCCGGTATCGTCTACGTCGGCGCCGAAGTCGGCCCTGGCGACATCCTGGTCGGCAAGGTCACTCCGAAAGGCGAGACCCAGCTGACTCCGGAAGAGAAACTGCTGCGCGCGATCTTCGGTGAGAAGGCCAGCGACGTTAAGGACACCTCCCTGCGCGTGCCGACCGGCACCAAGGGTACTGTCATTGACGTTCAGGTCTTCACCCGTGATGGCGTCGAGCGCGACAGCCGTGCCCTGTCGATCGAGAAGAGCCAGCTCGACGAGATCCGCAAGGATCTGAACGAAGAGTTCCGCATCGTCGAAGGCGCGACCTTCGAGCGTCTGCGTGCCGCTCTGGTCGGTCACAAGGTCGAAGGCGGTGCCGGTCTGAAGAAAGGCCAGGACATCACCGACGAAGTGCTGGACGGTCTTGAGCATGGCCAGTGGTTCAAGCTGCGCATGGCTGAAGACGCTCTGAACGAGCAGCTCGAGAAGGCCCAGGCCTACATCGTCGACCGTCGCCGTCTGCTGGACGACAAGTTCGAAGACAAGAAGCGCAAGCTGCAACAGGGCGATGACCTGGCGCCGGGCGTGCTGAAGATCGTCAAGGTGTACCTGGCTATCCGCCGTCGTATCCAGCCGGGCGACAAGATGGCCGGCCGTCACGGTAACAAGGGTGTGGTCTCCGTGATCATGCCGGTTGAAGACATGCCGCACGATGCCAACGGCACCCCGGTCGACGTCGTCCTCAACCCGCTGGGCGTACCTTCGCGTATGAACGTCGGTCAGATCCTCGAAACCCACCTGGGCCTCGCGGCCAAGGGCCTGGGCGAGAAAATCAACCGGATGGTCGAAGAGCAGCGCAAGGTCGCTGAACTGCGTACCTTCCTGGACGAGATCTACAACCAGATCGGCGGTCGCAACGAAGACCTCGACAGCTTCTCCGATCAGGAGATCCTGGATCTGGCGAAGAACCTGCGTGGCGGCGTACCAATGGCCACCCCGGTGTTCGACGGCGCCAAGGAACGCGAGATCAAGGCCATGCTGAAACTGGCGGACCTGCCAGAAAGCGGCCAGATGCAACTGACCGACGGCCGTACCGGCAACAAGTTCGAGCGCCCGGTCACCGTTGGCTACATGTACATGCTGAAACTGAACCACTTGGTAGACGACAAGATGCACGCGCGTTCTACCGGTTCGTACAGCCTGGTTACCCAGCAGCCGCTGGGTGGTAAGGCGCAGTTCGGTGGTCAGCGTTTCGGGGAGATGGAGGTCTGGGCACTGGAAGCTTACGGTGCTGCCTACACCCTGCAAGAAATGCTCACAGTGAAGTCGGACGATGTGAACGGCCGGACCAAGATGTACAAGAACATCGTGGACGGCGATCACCGTATGGAGCCGGGCATGCCCGAGTCCTTCAACGTGTTGATCAAGGAAATTCGTTCCCTCGGCATCGATATCGATCTGGAAACCGAATAA